Proteins encoded within one genomic window of Cellulomonas xiejunii:
- a CDS encoding glycosyltransferase 87 family protein, with product MSAPSGASPRTAPGRFAWAVPPQAWRTPLVWLAFILAHAWVAHVGLVVWDWTLGDLGMYRWWAYMAFIDGHWPVLDYEWVYPAGAIVPMLVAGFAGLADGGQYPLAWLALVSVLDAVAVALLLRRPHGRVAALWFVAFIALLGPAGLGRLDGLVAPLTVVALLVALSRPRLSAALLTAGAWIKVAPGAAVLPLVLAVRRPVRDVVVPALAVCLVVVGTVVARGGGANLLSFVTAQRQRDLQIESILGTPFMVAGIWSTQVVRAYDDQIFTFEISAPGARAVADAATPALLVAVLAVTVLLWRVRRRAGEQFWTDTAVRADFVVRGAFALTLVLLVINKVGSPQFVAWLAPATAVALALGLPRWGVSAWGVLAVAGATQLAYPWMYDNIVDGVPGPTFLLAGRNLAVVALLVVAVRQLVRRPAPAEDAGADEGASAAGEGPAADASGAVRREPGQQVGPGAAVVDRGVG from the coding sequence ATGTCCGCACCGTCAGGGGCGTCACCTCGCACCGCGCCCGGACGGTTCGCCTGGGCGGTGCCGCCACAGGCGTGGCGCACCCCGCTCGTGTGGCTCGCGTTCATCCTCGCCCACGCGTGGGTCGCCCACGTGGGGCTCGTGGTGTGGGACTGGACGCTCGGCGACCTCGGGATGTACCGCTGGTGGGCGTACATGGCGTTCATCGACGGCCACTGGCCGGTCCTCGACTACGAGTGGGTCTACCCCGCGGGCGCGATCGTGCCCATGCTGGTCGCGGGGTTCGCCGGGCTGGCCGACGGCGGTCAGTACCCGCTCGCGTGGCTGGCGCTCGTCTCGGTCCTCGACGCCGTGGCGGTCGCGCTGCTGCTGCGCCGCCCGCACGGGCGGGTCGCGGCGCTGTGGTTCGTCGCGTTCATCGCCCTGCTGGGCCCGGCGGGCCTGGGACGCCTCGACGGGCTCGTCGCGCCGCTGACCGTCGTCGCCCTGCTCGTGGCGCTCTCCCGCCCGCGGCTCTCCGCGGCGCTGCTCACCGCGGGCGCCTGGATCAAGGTCGCCCCCGGGGCCGCGGTGCTCCCCCTGGTGCTCGCGGTCCGCCGGCCGGTGCGCGACGTCGTCGTGCCCGCCCTCGCCGTGTGCCTGGTCGTCGTCGGGACGGTCGTCGCGCGCGGGGGCGGGGCGAACCTGCTGTCCTTCGTCACCGCGCAGCGCCAGCGCGACCTGCAGATCGAGTCGATCCTCGGGACGCCCTTCATGGTCGCGGGCATCTGGTCCACCCAGGTGGTCCGGGCGTACGACGACCAGATCTTCACGTTCGAGATCAGCGCGCCGGGCGCCCGCGCCGTCGCCGACGCAGCCACACCCGCGCTGCTCGTCGCGGTACTCGCCGTCACCGTGCTGCTGTGGCGGGTGCGCCGCCGCGCGGGCGAGCAGTTCTGGACCGACACCGCGGTGCGCGCCGACTTCGTCGTCCGCGGTGCGTTCGCCCTCACGCTCGTGCTGCTCGTGATCAACAAGGTCGGCAGCCCGCAGTTCGTCGCGTGGCTCGCCCCCGCGACGGCCGTGGCCCTCGCGCTCGGCCTGCCCCGGTGGGGCGTGTCGGCGTGGGGCGTGCTCGCGGTCGCCGGTGCGACGCAGCTCGCCTACCCGTGGATGTACGACAACATCGTCGACGGCGTGCCCGGGCCGACGTTCCTCCTGGCGGGACGCAACCTCGCCGTGGTCGCCCTGCTCGTCGTCGCCGTCCGGCAGCTCGTGCGGCGACCGGCGCCCGCGGAGGACGCCGGGGCGGACGAGGGGGCGTCGGCGGCCGGTGAGGGACCGGCCGCCGACGCGTCAGGCGCCGTGCGCCGCGAGCCAGGCCAGCAGGTAGGCCCGGGAGCTGCCGTCGTCGATCGAGGTGTCGGGTAG
- a CDS encoding glycosyl hydrolase — MTGNRMALPGPARTRWALVAGVVAALVVVALLVVRPWATGTIASAPGGSNGGAPAAPVVGPDDATPPDVDAAALTGALVQAADAKLDPVRLAEGVAPPSNRWYSGLVFGEELLPVFPLPLSFALTPSGFTIGLPDPVTSAKAVVGPHVPAVSVDVGAASAQVVAADPVAVTTRLLDAAGATLGDVTVAAGSPFVSFTAATEVEVAAGEGFGALEDGVATAEVAGTTWGLATSDGALDGGTLTLPAGATAGWYALPDDPSDDAAAVLAAAAVDPVVGVDVTYGVGDDVARTTLTYRTAGATPSAHVLMRHHTTGTQPERDGCGLGTYRSVYGDLELCAGSTLTSYAPTLHPAGALDLEGIDDARRDAVLAQLEQDVAGTEAFASDTYFGGKHLYRAATLVVLGEQLGADDTVAELRTRVADALREWAEPEGCDERDARCFVYDDAARSVMGRTPSFGSDELNDHHFHYGYLLSAAGLLGADDPALVDDVRPVMDALAADIAAAQPSEELPQLRTFDPYAGHAWASGTSPFADGNNQESASEAVNAWNGIGLWAQASGQDDLLTQATWLASTEAASARDYWTDPDLDHPVTDGFEHRVFALNWGGKRDWATWFSAEPSAMLGILLIPMGPVSDYLAVDVEPATILAAVDEATPAGPDVMFGDYLLMYRALAGPDEAAAAWDDAVALPDTSIDDGSSRAYLLAWLAAHGA, encoded by the coding sequence ATGACCGGGAACCGGATGGCCCTGCCGGGCCCCGCCCGCACACGCTGGGCGCTCGTCGCCGGCGTCGTCGCCGCGCTCGTGGTGGTGGCGCTGCTCGTGGTGCGCCCGTGGGCGACCGGCACGATCGCGTCGGCCCCCGGGGGCTCGAACGGGGGTGCGCCCGCGGCGCCCGTCGTGGGGCCGGACGACGCGACGCCCCCGGACGTCGACGCCGCGGCCCTCACGGGTGCGCTCGTGCAGGCGGCGGACGCGAAGCTCGACCCCGTCCGCCTGGCCGAGGGCGTCGCGCCGCCGTCGAACCGCTGGTACTCCGGTCTCGTCTTCGGCGAGGAGCTGCTGCCGGTGTTCCCGCTGCCGCTGTCGTTCGCGCTCACGCCCAGCGGGTTCACGATCGGCCTGCCGGACCCGGTGACGAGCGCCAAGGCGGTCGTCGGACCGCACGTGCCGGCCGTGAGCGTCGACGTCGGTGCGGCGTCGGCGCAGGTCGTCGCGGCGGACCCCGTCGCGGTCACCACGCGCCTGCTCGACGCGGCGGGCGCCACGCTCGGCGACGTCACGGTGGCGGCGGGCTCGCCGTTCGTGTCGTTCACCGCGGCGACCGAGGTCGAGGTCGCCGCCGGTGAGGGCTTCGGTGCGCTCGAGGACGGTGTCGCCACCGCTGAGGTGGCGGGTACGACGTGGGGTCTGGCGACCTCCGACGGTGCCCTCGACGGCGGCACCCTGACCTTGCCCGCCGGTGCGACGGCCGGCTGGTACGCGCTGCCCGACGACCCGTCCGACGACGCCGCCGCGGTGCTCGCCGCGGCGGCCGTGGATCCCGTCGTGGGCGTCGACGTCACCTACGGCGTCGGCGACGACGTGGCGCGCACGACGCTCACCTACCGCACGGCCGGCGCGACGCCGAGCGCGCACGTCCTCATGCGGCACCACACCACCGGCACCCAGCCGGAGCGGGACGGGTGCGGCCTGGGCACGTACCGCAGCGTGTACGGGGACCTGGAGCTGTGCGCCGGGTCGACGCTCACGTCGTACGCGCCGACGCTGCACCCGGCGGGTGCGCTCGACCTCGAGGGCATCGACGACGCGCGCCGCGACGCCGTCCTCGCGCAGCTCGAGCAGGACGTCGCCGGCACGGAGGCGTTCGCGTCGGACACGTACTTCGGCGGCAAGCACCTGTACCGGGCCGCCACGCTGGTCGTGCTCGGGGAGCAGCTCGGTGCCGACGACACGGTGGCCGAGCTGCGCACGCGCGTCGCCGACGCGCTGCGCGAGTGGGCGGAGCCCGAGGGCTGCGACGAGCGCGACGCGCGCTGCTTCGTGTACGACGACGCCGCACGGTCCGTCATGGGCCGCACGCCGTCGTTCGGGTCCGACGAGCTCAACGACCACCACTTCCACTACGGCTACCTGCTGTCCGCGGCGGGTCTGCTCGGGGCGGACGACCCCGCCCTCGTCGACGACGTGCGCCCCGTCATGGACGCGCTCGCCGCCGACATCGCCGCGGCCCAGCCGTCCGAGGAGCTGCCCCAGCTGCGCACGTTCGACCCGTACGCGGGCCACGCGTGGGCGTCGGGCACGTCCCCGTTCGCCGACGGCAACAACCAGGAGTCCGCGTCGGAGGCCGTCAACGCGTGGAACGGCATCGGCCTGTGGGCGCAGGCGTCCGGGCAGGACGACCTGCTGACGCAGGCCACGTGGCTCGCGTCGACGGAGGCCGCGTCGGCGCGGGACTACTGGACGGACCCCGATCTGGACCACCCGGTGACGGACGGGTTCGAGCACCGCGTCTTCGCCCTCAACTGGGGCGGCAAGCGGGACTGGGCGACGTGGTTCAGCGCCGAGCCCAGCGCGATGCTCGGCATCCTGCTCATCCCCATGGGCCCGGTGTCCGATTACCTCGCGGTGGACGTGGAGCCCGCCACGATCCTCGCGGCCGTCGACGAGGCCACGCCCGCAGGGCCGGACGTCATGTTCGGCGACTACCTGCTGATGTACCGGGCGCTCGCCGGCCCGGACGAGGCGGCGGCCGCGTGGGACGACGCGGTCGCGCTACCCGACACCTCGATCGACGACGGCAGCTCCCGGGCCTACCTGCTGGCCTGGCTCGCGGCGCACGGCGCCTGA
- a CDS encoding HlyD family efflux transporter periplasmic adaptor subunit, with translation MTWASRIRLLAGTILVLVLASLATYHLNETKGRATSDSAQILAESYAVGSPYAGLVADHLVDVGDVVKEGDPMFVIDSSGLTYDLANGLVVEPPEFTRLDDQGRLVLLASGDGRITQLAAKRGTFVPSAQTLATVQRDGTLYVQGEYTLTAKEYARLPDGADVTITLPNDDVLAGKVDRVEVTTTDGQAQAVVRVASDELVPGADNGLVSAGTPVVVQIALTNDGVVTTLAGKVRSYVEGVLG, from the coding sequence ATGACCTGGGCCAGCCGCATCCGCCTGCTCGCGGGCACGATCCTCGTGCTCGTCCTCGCCTCCCTGGCGACCTACCACCTCAACGAGACCAAGGGGCGCGCCACCAGCGACTCCGCCCAGATCCTCGCCGAGAGCTACGCCGTCGGCAGCCCCTACGCCGGGCTGGTCGCCGACCACCTCGTCGACGTGGGCGACGTCGTCAAGGAGGGCGACCCGATGTTCGTCATCGACTCCTCCGGCCTCACGTACGACCTCGCGAACGGCCTGGTCGTCGAGCCGCCCGAGTTCACGCGGCTCGACGACCAGGGCCGCCTCGTCCTGCTCGCGAGCGGTGACGGGCGCATCACGCAGCTCGCGGCCAAGCGCGGCACCTTCGTGCCCTCCGCCCAGACGCTCGCGACCGTGCAGCGCGACGGCACCCTGTACGTGCAGGGCGAGTACACGCTGACCGCCAAGGAGTACGCGCGGCTGCCCGACGGCGCCGACGTGACCATCACGCTGCCCAACGACGACGTCCTCGCCGGGAAGGTCGACCGGGTCGAGGTCACCACGACCGACGGGCAGGCGCAGGCCGTCGTACGCGTCGCCAGCGACGAGCTCGTCCCCGGTGCCGACAACGGCCTGGTCTCGGCCGGCACGCCCGTGGTCGTGCAGATCGCCCTGACGAACGACGGCGTCGTGACCACACTCGCCGGCAAGGTCCGCAGCTACGTCGAGGGGGTGCTCGGATGA
- a CDS encoding glycosyltransferase → MATTFDRLILDPRRTDDTRHRPQSTRSAENEASQSPSLTLLVLLAAAGIVMYSGFLLNPANRGDFLPYVLVIVAETILVTHALLAMWTVLSAGWNPRGFAFHHAQERLYDLAEIIRDGAEDEPWRWQIYLEDRPVTPDVFITTYGEDLETIRRTVSAALRIQGRHHTWVLDDGRSDDVRDLAAELGARYVRRLSSGGAKAGNINHAMSLAKGEYFAVFDADFVPQPAFLHETLPFFATHDVAFVQTPQTYGNYDNVISRGAGYMQAVFYRYVQPGRNRFNAAFCVGTNVIYRRAAVDAIGGIYTDSKSEDVWTSLMLHERGWRTVYIPTTLAVGDTPETVEAYTKQQLRWATGGFEIMLTHNPLSRKRKLTMDQRIQYFVTATHYLTGIAPLLLLLVPPLEIYFNLSPMNLTMTPLNWALYYAGFYVMQILLAFYTLGSFRWEVLLLSSVSFPIYVRALLNAVFRREQAWHVTGRKGAYRSPFAFMQPQVLVFQFLLITTAVAAWKTYTSGVFTLALAWNATNTVILAGFIVTAWREGRRGRAEARARRAALASHERAAADLADDAALLELESVGATDPGSSAGASSASR, encoded by the coding sequence GTGGCCACCACATTCGACCGACTGATCCTCGACCCACGACGCACCGACGACACGCGCCACCGCCCGCAGAGCACACGATCGGCTGAGAACGAGGCGTCACAGAGCCCCTCGCTCACGCTGCTGGTCCTCCTGGCGGCCGCGGGCATCGTGATGTATTCGGGCTTCCTGCTCAACCCCGCCAACCGGGGTGACTTCCTGCCGTACGTGCTGGTCATCGTGGCGGAGACCATCCTGGTCACGCACGCGCTGCTGGCGATGTGGACCGTGCTGTCCGCGGGCTGGAACCCGCGCGGCTTCGCCTTCCACCACGCGCAGGAGCGGCTGTACGACCTCGCCGAGATCATCCGTGACGGCGCCGAGGACGAGCCCTGGCGCTGGCAGATCTACCTCGAGGACCGTCCCGTCACGCCTGACGTCTTCATCACGACGTACGGCGAGGACCTCGAGACCATCCGCCGGACCGTGAGCGCGGCCCTGCGCATCCAGGGCCGCCACCACACGTGGGTCCTCGACGACGGCCGCTCGGACGACGTCCGCGACCTGGCCGCCGAGCTCGGCGCCCGCTACGTCCGCCGCCTGTCGAGCGGCGGCGCCAAGGCCGGCAACATCAACCACGCGATGTCGCTCGCCAAGGGTGAGTACTTCGCGGTGTTCGACGCGGACTTCGTCCCGCAGCCGGCGTTCCTGCACGAGACCCTGCCGTTCTTCGCGACGCACGACGTCGCGTTCGTCCAGACCCCGCAGACGTACGGCAACTACGACAACGTCATCAGCCGCGGCGCCGGCTACATGCAGGCGGTGTTCTACCGGTACGTGCAGCCGGGACGTAACCGGTTCAACGCGGCCTTCTGCGTGGGGACCAACGTCATCTACCGCCGCGCGGCGGTCGACGCGATCGGCGGCATCTACACGGACTCGAAGTCCGAGGACGTGTGGACGTCGCTCATGCTGCACGAGCGCGGCTGGCGCACGGTCTACATCCCGACGACCCTGGCGGTCGGCGACACCCCGGAGACCGTCGAGGCGTACACCAAGCAGCAGCTGCGCTGGGCGACCGGCGGGTTCGAGATCATGCTCACCCACAACCCGCTGTCCCGGAAGCGCAAGCTCACGATGGACCAGCGCATCCAGTACTTCGTGACGGCCACGCACTACCTCACGGGCATCGCGCCGCTTCTCCTGCTGCTCGTGCCGCCGCTGGAGATCTACTTCAACCTGTCGCCGATGAACCTGACGATGACGCCCCTGAACTGGGCGCTGTACTACGCCGGGTTCTACGTCATGCAGATCCTGCTGGCGTTCTACACCCTCGGGTCGTTCCGGTGGGAGGTGCTCCTGCTCTCGTCCGTGTCGTTCCCGATCTACGTCCGGGCGCTGCTCAACGCGGTCTTCCGCCGCGAGCAGGCGTGGCACGTCACCGGGCGCAAGGGCGCCTACCGCTCACCGTTCGCGTTCATGCAGCCGCAGGTGCTGGTCTTCCAGTTCCTGCTGATCACGACCGCCGTGGCCGCGTGGAAGACGTACACGTCGGGCGTCTTCACGCTCGCGCTCGCGTGGAACGCGACCAACACCGTCATCCTCGCCGGCTTCATCGTCACGGCCTGGCGTGAGGGACGCCGGGGACGTGCCGAGGCGCGTGCGCGCCGGGCGGCCCTGGCCAGCCACGAGCGTGCCGCCGCGGACCTCGCGGACGACGCCGCGCTGCTCGAGCTCGAGTCCGTCGGCGCGACCGACCCCGGCAGCAGCGCCGGCGCCTCGTCAGCATCCCGCTGA
- a CDS encoding LLM class F420-dependent oxidoreductase translates to MDLRIFTEPQQGATYDDVLAVARATEDLGFDAFFRSDHFMAMGGDGLPGPTDAWTTLAGLARETSRIRLGTLVSSATFRYPGVLAIQVAQVDQMSGGRVELGLGAGWFEAEHTAYGIPFPAKRFGLLTEQLEIVTGLWGTPVGATFDHAGEHYTLTDSPALPKPVQRSPLDPSRAGVPVIVGGGGPTRTPRLAARFAAEYNQAFPEIADVPGRIAHVRAACVEAGRDPQSLVQSVALVLCVGRDEAELARRAAAIGREVPELREHGVAGTPAEAVERLTWLAAQGVQRVYLQVLDLADLEHLQLVAEQVAPHLPTD, encoded by the coding sequence ATGGATCTGCGCATCTTCACCGAGCCCCAGCAGGGCGCCACCTACGACGACGTCCTCGCGGTCGCCCGCGCGACCGAGGACCTCGGCTTCGACGCGTTCTTCCGCTCCGACCACTTCATGGCGATGGGTGGTGACGGCCTGCCCGGCCCCACGGACGCGTGGACGACGCTCGCGGGCCTGGCGCGCGAGACGAGCCGCATCCGCCTCGGCACGCTCGTGTCGTCCGCGACGTTCCGGTACCCGGGTGTCCTGGCGATCCAGGTCGCCCAGGTCGACCAGATGTCCGGCGGGCGCGTCGAGCTGGGCCTGGGAGCGGGGTGGTTCGAGGCGGAGCACACCGCGTACGGCATCCCGTTCCCGGCCAAGCGGTTCGGCCTGCTCACCGAGCAGCTCGAGATCGTCACCGGCCTGTGGGGAACACCGGTGGGGGCGACCTTCGACCACGCGGGCGAGCACTACACGCTCACCGACTCCCCGGCGCTGCCCAAGCCGGTGCAGCGCTCGCCGCTGGACCCGTCCCGCGCGGGCGTCCCCGTGATCGTCGGCGGCGGCGGTCCGACGCGCACGCCGCGCCTGGCCGCACGTTTCGCCGCCGAGTACAACCAGGCGTTCCCCGAGATCGCCGACGTCCCGGGCCGCATCGCGCACGTCCGGGCGGCGTGCGTCGAGGCGGGCCGTGACCCGCAGAGCCTGGTGCAGTCCGTGGCGCTCGTGCTGTGCGTGGGCCGCGACGAGGCGGAGCTCGCGCGGCGCGCGGCGGCGATCGGCCGCGAGGTGCCCGAGCTGCGCGAGCACGGTGTGGCGGGGACCCCGGCGGAGGCGGTCGAGCGCCTCACGTGGCTCGCCGCCCAGGGGGTGCAGCGCGTCTACCTGCAGGTCCTCGACCTGGCGGACCTCGAGCACCTCCAGCTGGTGGCCGAGCAGGTGGCCCCGCACCTGCCCACGGACTGA
- a CDS encoding DUF1684 domain-containing protein — translation MHAATPLTAALELADWRRRTAETYALVRSLAVHDPAQAHAVWVQERDELFASHPASPLTADARADFAGLDVAPYDPAYRFEVEVGPAGPQRLDLATDTDGVVGFDRVGSVALGGLGTLTLWSLRGYAGGLFLPVRDALAGHGTFGGGRYLLDTIKGADLGCDHVGRLVVDLNFAYNPSCAYDPTWSCPLATRANTLAAELPVGELMAPAG, via the coding sequence ATGCACGCCGCCACCCCGCTCACCGCCGCGCTGGAGCTCGCGGACTGGCGACGACGCACGGCCGAGACGTACGCGCTCGTGCGGTCGCTCGCCGTCCACGACCCGGCGCAGGCGCACGCCGTGTGGGTGCAGGAGCGCGACGAGCTGTTCGCCTCGCACCCCGCCTCGCCGCTGACGGCCGACGCCCGCGCCGACTTCGCCGGCCTCGACGTCGCCCCGTACGACCCGGCGTACCGGTTCGAGGTCGAAGTCGGGCCCGCCGGCCCGCAGCGGCTCGACCTCGCGACGGACACCGACGGCGTCGTCGGGTTCGACCGCGTCGGCAGCGTCGCGCTCGGCGGGCTGGGCACCCTCACGCTGTGGTCCCTGCGCGGGTACGCGGGCGGGCTGTTCCTCCCCGTGCGCGACGCCCTCGCGGGGCACGGCACGTTCGGCGGCGGCCGGTACCTGCTGGACACGATCAAGGGCGCCGACCTCGGGTGCGACCACGTCGGTCGGCTCGTCGTCGACCTGAACTTCGCGTACAACCCGTCGTGCGCGTACGACCCGACGTGGTCGTGCCCCCTGGCGACGCGCGCGAACACGCTGGCCGCCGAGCTCCCGGTCGGGGAGCTCATGGCACCGGCCGGCTGA
- a CDS encoding Fpg/Nei family DNA glycosylase: MPEGHTVHRIARQMTLDLVGCRLAVSSPQGRFAAGAARLDGRTMTSASAVGKQLFCTFDAGDVLRVHLGLYGAWDLHGDVSPLGAGQRARGSLGAPRVRSGAPTDARPSSRRLRMGEGETESTVPAGTAWPPPPIGQVRVRLDSGSVVADLRGPTACEVLTAAEAALVRERLGPDPQTVDDLDAAGEVVVDRVTRRNVAVGQLLMDQSVVAGIGNIYRAELLFRARLDPWTPGRQVPADLVRGIWRDWAVLLDDGIREGVMLTREDLDDAGREAARRDPTLRHWVYQRGGLPCLVCGTAVVVEEMATRKLYRCPACQVAPSGAAGGR, translated from the coding sequence GTGCCTGAAGGTCATACCGTCCACCGGATCGCACGCCAGATGACGCTGGACCTCGTCGGGTGCCGCCTGGCCGTGTCGTCCCCGCAGGGGCGGTTCGCCGCGGGCGCCGCGCGCCTCGACGGCCGCACGATGACCTCCGCGTCCGCCGTCGGCAAACAGCTGTTCTGCACGTTCGACGCGGGCGACGTCCTGCGCGTGCACCTGGGGCTCTACGGCGCGTGGGACCTGCACGGTGACGTCAGCCCCCTCGGAGCCGGGCAGCGCGCGCGCGGCAGCCTGGGTGCCCCGCGGGTGCGGTCGGGCGCGCCGACGGATGCCCGGCCGTCGAGCCGCCGGCTGCGCATGGGCGAGGGGGAGACCGAGAGCACCGTCCCCGCCGGCACGGCGTGGCCGCCCCCGCCGATCGGCCAGGTCCGCGTGCGGCTCGACTCCGGGAGCGTCGTGGCGGACCTGCGTGGCCCGACGGCGTGCGAGGTCCTCACGGCCGCCGAGGCGGCTCTCGTCCGGGAGCGGCTGGGACCCGATCCGCAGACGGTCGACGACCTCGACGCCGCGGGCGAGGTGGTCGTCGACCGGGTCACCCGCCGCAACGTCGCCGTGGGCCAGCTGCTGATGGACCAGTCCGTCGTCGCGGGCATCGGCAACATCTACCGCGCCGAGCTGCTGTTCCGCGCGCGCCTCGACCCCTGGACGCCGGGACGCCAGGTCCCCGCGGACCTGGTCCGCGGGATCTGGCGGGACTGGGCGGTCCTGCTCGACGACGGCATCCGCGAGGGCGTCATGCTGACGCGCGAGGACCTCGACGACGCCGGGCGGGAGGCCGCACGTCGCGACCCGACCCTGCGGCACTGGGTGTACCAGCGGGGCGGGCTGCCGTGCCTGGTGTGCGGGACGGCGGTGGTCGTCGAGGAGATGGCCACGCGCAAGCTGTACCGGTGCCCCGCCTGCCAGGTGGCACCGTCAGGGGCTGCCGGCGGTCGCTGA
- a CDS encoding tyrosine-protein phosphatase, giving the protein MDDDVTLPPHPPTTPTGEPAPDARSALATVDPHAVASEHLANLRDIGGRATADGGTVRRGVAFRSAELRAPTIADDPVLAGLGVRTVVDLRTAAERAALPDVLPAGARGIHADVLAVTQDAPAADFAEMLRRPDEASRVLAELDPAAQMRRTYVDLVVGDLGRAGYATLLRQIIDPPATPVLYHCTAGKDRTGWATTVLLLTAGVDEDGVREEYLGVNAAVGAMYAPLLRQFASVGGDPALLAPLLQVHEEYLDAALDAMRTHFGTVDDYLRDGLRLTDEEVAALRATLVA; this is encoded by the coding sequence GTGGACGACGACGTGACACTGCCCCCGCACCCGCCGACGACGCCGACGGGCGAGCCCGCGCCCGACGCGCGCTCGGCCCTGGCGACGGTCGACCCGCACGCGGTCGCGTCCGAGCACCTCGCGAACCTGCGGGACATCGGGGGCCGGGCGACCGCCGACGGCGGTACCGTCCGGCGGGGCGTCGCGTTCCGCTCCGCCGAGCTGCGCGCTCCGACGATCGCGGACGACCCCGTGCTCGCCGGCCTGGGCGTGCGCACCGTCGTCGACCTGCGCACGGCTGCCGAGCGCGCGGCGCTGCCCGACGTGCTGCCCGCGGGCGCGCGTGGCATCCACGCGGACGTCCTGGCGGTCACGCAGGACGCGCCCGCCGCCGACTTCGCCGAGATGCTGCGACGGCCCGACGAGGCGTCACGGGTGCTCGCGGAGCTCGACCCGGCAGCGCAGATGCGGCGCACGTACGTCGACCTCGTCGTCGGGGACCTGGGCCGCGCGGGGTACGCGACGCTGCTGCGGCAGATCATCGACCCGCCGGCGACGCCCGTGCTCTACCACTGCACGGCGGGCAAGGACCGCACCGGGTGGGCGACGACGGTGCTGCTGCTCACCGCGGGCGTCGACGAGGACGGTGTCCGCGAGGAGTACCTCGGCGTGAACGCGGCCGTCGGCGCGATGTACGCGCCGCTGCTGCGGCAGTTCGCGTCCGTCGGCGGGGACCCGGCGCTCCTGGCGCCCCTGCTGCAGGTCCACGAGGAGTACCTGGACGCGGCCCTCGACGCCATGCGCACGCACTTCGGGACCGTCGACGACTACCTGCGCGACGGCCTGCGTCTGACGGACGAGGAGGTGGCGGCGCTGCGTGCGACGCTCGTCGCCTGA